A window of Methanobrevibacter sp. contains these coding sequences:
- the hpt gene encoding hypoxanthine/guanine phosphoribosyltransferase: protein MLEEVKRSLEASPIVKKGDYNYFVNPISDGVPAMDPKMLREISLAVYKHADLDVDKIVAVEAMGIHLATALSLATDIPFVVIRKRQYGLEGEHEVYQKTGYGSSNLYINDLHAGEKILLIDDVVSTGGTLVALIRTLEDLGLDIKSIVAVIEKGEGKEIVKKETGVDVLSIVKLDVIDGKVVIEKTIED, encoded by the coding sequence ATGTTAGAAGAAGTGAAAAGATCTTTAGAAGCATCACCAATTGTAAAGAAAGGTGACTACAATTACTTTGTAAATCCAATCAGTGACGGCGTTCCTGCAATGGATCCTAAAATGTTACGTGAAATATCATTGGCAGTTTATAAACATGCAGATTTGGATGTTGATAAAATTGTGGCTGTTGAAGCTATGGGAATCCATTTAGCTACTGCACTATCCCTTGCAACCGACATTCCCTTTGTCGTTATCCGTAAAAGACAGTACGGACTTGAGGGAGAACATGAAGTATATCAGAAAACCGGATACGGTTCATCAAATCTCTACATCAACGATTTGCATGCAGGCGAAAAAATATTGCTGATTGATGATGTCGTAAGTACCGGAGGAACCCTTGTTGCTTTAATCAGAACCCTTGAAGATCTGGGCCTGGACATCAAATCTATTGTGGCAGTTATTGAAAAGGGTGAAGGAAAAGAAATCGTCAAAAAGGAAACCGGCGTTGACGTATTATCCATCGTCAAGCTGGATGTTATTGACGGCAAAGTAGTTATCGAAAAAACAATCGAAGATTAA
- a CDS encoding signal recognition particle protein Srp54, with amino-acid sequence MIMLGNLGENLTNTMKKLVGMSVIDKKTIKEVVKDIQRALIQSDVNIKLVLELSKTIESRALEEKPPKGITPREHVITIIYEEMVNLLGSEAVSLDINDRPYKILFLGLQGSGKTTTIGKLCRYLQKKGFNPAVVCTDTWRPAAYEQLRQLTEEMDIPLYGDPDNKDALDLAQKGLQEFKNRKVIIFDTAGRHKQEEDLIAEMDELDNIINPNEAILVIDGTIGQQAGEQAKAFSQATDIGSIIITKLDGSAKGGGAMSAVAETGAPIKFIGTGERVDDFELFDPERFISRLLGMGDIKSLIEKAEENIDEDVAEKTMNNMLTGKFTLMDMKNQFEMMNSMGPMQQVLNMIPGMGNKITKEASKMTEDKIDSYKVMMSSMTEEEMLNPKIIKQSRIQRIARGSGVQESEVKELLKYYNNTKKTMKGIGKRGGRLGGGAMNRMMGQFMNR; translated from the coding sequence ATTATTATGCTCGGAAATTTAGGAGAAAATCTTACTAATACTATGAAAAAATTAGTAGGAATGTCTGTAATTGATAAAAAAACAATTAAGGAAGTTGTAAAAGATATACAACGTGCATTAATTCAATCAGACGTTAATATTAAGTTAGTATTGGAATTATCAAAAACAATCGAATCAAGAGCTCTTGAAGAAAAACCTCCTAAAGGTATCACTCCAAGAGAACATGTAATAACTATTATCTATGAAGAAATGGTAAACCTGCTGGGAAGTGAAGCAGTAAGCCTCGACATTAACGACAGACCATACAAAATCCTCTTTTTAGGTCTTCAAGGTAGTGGTAAAACAACCACCATCGGTAAATTATGCAGATACCTGCAGAAAAAAGGTTTCAATCCTGCTGTTGTATGTACAGACACATGGAGGCCGGCCGCTTACGAGCAGTTAAGGCAGCTGACTGAAGAAATGGACATTCCTCTGTATGGGGATCCAGACAATAAGGACGCACTTGACCTGGCCCAAAAAGGTCTGCAGGAATTTAAAAACAGAAAAGTCATTATTTTCGATACAGCCGGTAGGCACAAACAGGAAGAGGACCTGATTGCTGAAATGGATGAACTGGACAACATAATCAATCCTAATGAAGCTATCCTGGTTATCGACGGTACAATCGGTCAGCAGGCAGGTGAACAGGCAAAGGCATTTTCACAGGCTACCGACATCGGTTCAATAATTATTACAAAATTGGACGGTTCCGCAAAAGGTGGGGGTGCAATGTCCGCAGTTGCAGAAACAGGCGCTCCAATCAAGTTCATCGGTACAGGTGAACGGGTAGATGATTTCGAACTCTTTGACCCTGAAAGATTTATTTCAAGACTGCTTGGAATGGGAGACATCAAGTCCCTTATAGAAAAGGCCGAAGAAAACATTGATGAGGATGTGGCTGAAAAAACCATGAACAACATGCTGACTGGTAAATTCACATTGATGGACATGAAAAACCAGTTTGAAATGATGAACAGCATGGGACCGATGCAGCAGGTCCTGAACATGATTCCGGGTATGGGAAACAAGATTACAAAAGAGGCATCCAAAATGACCGAGGATAAAATTGACTCATATAAGGTCATGATGTCTTCAATGACCGAAGAGGAAATGCTGAATCCTAAAATCATTAAACAGTCACGTATTCAAAGGATTGCAAGAGGGTCAGGTGTACAGGAAAGCGAAGTAAAAGAGCTTTTAAAATACTACAACAACACCAAAAAGACCATGAAAGGAATTGGAAAACGTGGTGGCCGTTTAGGCGGCGGTGCAATGAACCGTATGATGGGACAATTCATGAATAGATAA
- a CDS encoding tRNA pseudouridine(54/55) synthase Pus10 → MDNMLDLASKILEEADYKICKHCLGRKLSKTVEGSNNIERADKVCQELGIDLDDAECVICDNLFDKLDDDLYKKIDDKINQLGIEFDTFLVGCQIEKDIRDRDDEFSEKFDLTVETIKKEVNRLIGLGIWEIYGKEAEFERQDIVFNVDLRKEPKVKIQINPLYIEGKYNKLKRGIPQTKWPCTKCKGRGCEECNFTGKQYPESVEELISEHVLKLTKGREAKFHGAGREDIDVLMLGSGRQFVLEIKEPRIRKLDYRQLEDDINRMNEGKTSYHNLHPCERPRKAEIKQSSPDAYKVYHAIVKCDEAFDEAKLEELKKLNEINQQTPLRVLRRRADMVRVKHVLDLSYEIIDDKTFSMHIKTEGGLYIKELISGDEGRSKPNVSEILGVNAICEQLDVLEVSEK, encoded by the coding sequence ATAGATAATATGTTAGACTTAGCAAGTAAAATTTTGGAAGAAGCCGACTATAAAATCTGCAAGCACTGTCTTGGACGTAAACTATCCAAAACAGTCGAGGGGTCCAACAATATTGAACGGGCCGACAAGGTATGTCAGGAACTGGGCATTGATTTGGATGATGCAGAATGCGTGATTTGTGATAATTTATTTGATAAGCTTGATGATGATTTATACAAAAAGATTGATGATAAGATAAATCAGCTGGGCATTGAATTCGACACATTTCTTGTAGGATGTCAAATCGAAAAGGACATCAGGGACAGGGACGATGAATTCAGTGAAAAATTCGATTTGACTGTAGAAACCATAAAAAAGGAAGTCAACAGATTAATAGGACTTGGAATATGGGAAATCTACGGTAAGGAAGCGGAATTTGAAAGACAAGACATTGTTTTTAATGTGGATTTAAGAAAAGAGCCTAAAGTTAAAATCCAAATAAACCCGCTTTATATTGAAGGAAAATACAATAAGCTGAAAAGGGGAATTCCCCAAACCAAATGGCCGTGCACAAAATGTAAGGGAAGAGGCTGTGAAGAGTGCAATTTCACAGGAAAACAATACCCTGAATCCGTCGAGGAGTTAATATCCGAGCATGTATTAAAGTTAACCAAAGGACGGGAAGCCAAATTCCACGGTGCAGGCCGTGAAGACATTGACGTGCTGATGTTAGGTTCCGGAAGACAATTCGTTCTTGAAATCAAAGAACCTAGAATCAGAAAACTTGACTACAGGCAACTTGAAGATGACATTAACAGGATGAATGAAGGAAAAACCTCCTATCATAACCTGCATCCATGTGAAAGGCCAAGAAAAGCCGAAATAAAGCAGTCATCTCCTGATGCATATAAAGTTTATCATGCAATCGTAAAATGTGATGAGGCATTTGACGAAGCCAAACTCGAAGAACTTAAGAAATTAAATGAAATTAACCAGCAAACTCCTTTGAGGGTACTTAGAAGGCGTGCGGATATGGTAAGAGTAAAGCATGTTCTTGACTTGTCATATGAAATAATAGACGACAAGACATTCAGCATGCATATCAAAACCGAAGGAGGCCTTTACATTAAGGAACTGATTTCCGGAGATGAAGGAAGAAGCAAACCTAACGTATCCGAAATATTGGGAGTCAATGCAATTTGCGAACAATTGGACGTATTGGAAGTAAGTGAGAAATGA
- the moaC gene encoding cyclic pyranopterin monophosphate synthase MoaC — MADEFTHLTDSGVHMVEVGAKPDQKRRAIAQGSIFLDKHTIELIQNEEIKKGNVLTTAQIAGIQAVKNTSSIIPLCHPLALTGIELDFEVKADEIIATCAVNTLGKTGVEMEAITGISVALLTVWDMVKAVEKDENGQYPDTRISDIKVIKKEKI; from the coding sequence ATGGCAGATGAATTTACACATTTAACTGACAGTGGAGTACACATGGTTGAAGTTGGGGCAAAACCCGATCAGAAAAGAAGAGCTATTGCCCAGGGAAGCATATTTCTGGATAAGCATACCATAGAGTTAATACAAAACGAGGAAATCAAAAAAGGTAATGTATTGACAACAGCTCAAATTGCAGGAATTCAGGCCGTAAAAAATACCTCTTCAATTATTCCTCTCTGCCATCCTTTAGCTTTAACAGGAATCGAACTTGATTTTGAAGTGAAAGCTGATGAAATCATAGCTACCTGTGCAGTAAATACATTGGGTAAAACAGGTGTTGAAATGGAAGCTATAACCGGTATCAGCGTAGCGCTTTTAACCGTATGGGATATGGTAAAGGCTGTTGAAAAGGATGAGAACGGACAGTATCCTGATACAAGAATTAGTGATATTAAAGTTATCAAAAAGGAAAAAATTTAA
- a CDS encoding preprotein translocase subunit Sec61beta, which translates to MAKKDNKISMPQTGAGLVRYFDEESLGPKLSPEHVLVATVILAIFCFVLRYSA; encoded by the coding sequence ATGGCAAAAAAAGATAATAAGATTTCTATGCCTCAAACTGGTGCAGGTTTAGTAAGATACTTTGATGAAGAAAGTTTAGGTCCAAAACTTTCCCCTGAGCACGTACTTGTTGCTACTGTAATTTTAGCAATATTCTGTTTCGTTTTAAGATACTCAGCTTAA
- the hisF gene encoding imidazole glycerol phosphate synthase subunit HisF, with translation MLTKRIIPCLDCDLQVPEGRVVKGVEFKEIKYAGNPVDLATRYYEEGADEVVVLDITASHERRATMADVIDRLTENVFMPICVGGGIRKVDDYIKMLKAGADKCSTNTAAIKNPELLTEASKVVGSQAVVIGIDAKRRYVDHPDDAPDKTVIETEKGYCWFDTSIYGGREFTGIDAIQWAVECQERGAGEILLTSMDGDGTQNGYDIELNKTINDAVDIPVIASGGVGEPKHILEVFEKTDVSAALAASIFHFNQYSIGTVKEYLKENNVAVRL, from the coding sequence ATGTTAACTAAAAGAATTATTCCTTGTCTAGATTGTGATTTACAGGTTCCGGAAGGCAGAGTAGTTAAAGGAGTTGAATTCAAGGAAATTAAATATGCAGGAAATCCTGTTGACCTTGCAACACGCTACTATGAGGAAGGGGCCGATGAAGTGGTTGTCCTCGACATAACCGCATCTCATGAAAGAAGAGCTACAATGGCGGACGTCATTGACAGGTTAACCGAAAACGTGTTCATGCCAATCTGCGTAGGCGGAGGAATAAGGAAAGTTGACGATTATATAAAAATGCTTAAGGCAGGGGCGGATAAATGCTCAACAAACACTGCCGCCATTAAAAATCCTGAGCTATTGACAGAAGCTTCAAAAGTTGTGGGATCTCAGGCTGTCGTTATCGGAATTGATGCTAAAAGAAGATATGTCGACCACCCGGATGACGCTCCGGATAAAACTGTCATTGAAACTGAAAAGGGTTACTGCTGGTTTGATACAAGTATTTACGGAGGACGTGAATTTACAGGCATTGATGCAATCCAATGGGCAGTGGAATGTCAGGAACGTGGAGCCGGTGAAATTCTCTTGACCAGTATGGACGGGGACGGAACCCAGAACGGATATGATATTGAATTGAATAAGACAATCAATGATGCGGTGGACATTCCTGTAATAGCCAGTGGCGGTGTCGGCGAGCCAAAACATATTCTTGAAGTTTTTGAAAAAACAGATGTTTCAGCGGCTCTTGCAGCAAGCATATTTCATTTTAACCAATATTCAATAGGCACTGTAAAGGAATATCTGAAAGAAAATAATGTGGCTGTCCGCTTATGA
- a CDS encoding DNA glycosylase, translating into MIIKKPIDLELTQLSGQTSQPPWAEINGTFSNVVNVNGNQVIFNVKQFGEFLDFDFDGDVSQSQAVSKLSYIFDLDFDLDRFYKYLENHAELVEMSKFCNGLRLFLAPDPFECVISSICSANNSIKRWTKSISDIKHNWGNQYGDYYTFPKSCDLLNIYLDEEEEFDLSGISDIERCTNNLKNCGVGYRAPYMRKASELFTDEMDLQDISKMSYEEAFETILKVPGVGPKVADCILLYGFNFKEAFPSDVWIKRIVSYLYFDGKDISVSKVREFGMEEFGDYAGYVQLYMFHYARKSGLMAKLK; encoded by the coding sequence ATGATTATCAAAAAACCTATTGATTTGGAACTGACCCAATTGTCCGGCCAGACTTCTCAGCCTCCATGGGCTGAAATCAACGGTACTTTTTCTAATGTTGTTAATGTTAATGGAAATCAGGTTATTTTTAATGTAAAGCAATTCGGTGAATTTTTGGATTTTGATTTTGACGGGGATGTCTCTCAAAGCCAAGCCGTTTCAAAATTAAGCTACATCTTTGATTTGGATTTTGATTTGGATAGGTTTTATAAATATCTTGAAAATCATGCCGAGCTGGTGGAAATGTCAAAATTCTGCAATGGATTAAGACTGTTTTTGGCACCTGATCCTTTTGAATGCGTTATATCATCAATATGTTCTGCAAACAATTCCATAAAAAGATGGACAAAGTCAATATCCGACATTAAGCATAACTGGGGAAATCAATATGGTGACTACTATACTTTTCCTAAAAGCTGCGATTTATTAAACATCTACCTGGATGAGGAAGAGGAATTTGATTTGTCAGGCATTTCAGATATTGAAAGATGTACCAATAATCTTAAAAATTGCGGTGTCGGATATAGAGCACCATATATGAGAAAGGCAAGCGAGCTTTTTACAGATGAAATGGACCTTCAGGACATTTCAAAAATGTCTTATGAGGAAGCATTTGAAACTATTTTGAAGGTTCCGGGTGTAGGGCCAAAAGTGGCGGACTGCATTTTATTGTATGGATTTAACTTCAAAGAGGCCTTCCCAAGCGATGTATGGATTAAAAGAATAGTTTCATACCTTTACTTTGACGGAAAGGATATAAGCGTTTCAAAGGTAAGGGAATTTGGTATGGAAGAGTTTGGAGATTATGCAGGCTATGTTCAGCTCTATATGTTTCATTATGCCCGCAAATCCGGTTTGATGGCAAAATTGAAGTAG
- a CDS encoding MFS transporter — MESKNLILIICTILSFFTVFAVNAVTIVIPSIAAEYGMSNIIQNWVTIIFLLVVAVLSVPAGQISGKYGLKKVTILSIILFIIISIVNVLVTSQEQFLVCRFVLGISLAFINVTSMAMIVSVFPPEERGKALGINITGVYVGLSLSPVLGGILDYNLGWRSVVLFGVPFLFAILALLLTKIDEEWSSFENIPLDIKGSLTYGIGMVLFMYGFTILNTAMGIALTVLGIIILIGFALIELREKNPVFDIKFFKNHKFLSANFASLCAYLATYAVTTILNYHLQYIKGLDSQTAGMILLAAPLCQVVLAPIAGRLSDKFVPQILAAIGMALGTISLFLFSSLSSTTSMEFLFVAMIIYGIGFGLFSPPNTNVIMGSVPPKDTSVASAAVATMRTVGQAMSMGILTLVFAFVMGNVPMIEQYYPLLITSCQITCLICVILCIASVFASFVGIKSSEV; from the coding sequence ATGGAGAGCAAAAATTTAATATTAATTATTTGTACAATATTGTCATTTTTTACGGTGTTTGCCGTTAATGCGGTTACAATTGTTATTCCGTCCATTGCAGCGGAATATGGAATGAGTAATATTATTCAAAACTGGGTTACTATTATCTTTTTGCTGGTTGTGGCTGTACTGTCCGTTCCTGCAGGTCAAATTTCAGGAAAATACGGCCTTAAAAAAGTTACAATTTTAAGTATAATCTTATTTATTATAATTTCAATTGTCAATGTTCTTGTCACATCACAGGAACAGTTCCTCGTATGCAGATTTGTTCTGGGAATTTCTCTGGCTTTTATTAACGTTACTTCAATGGCAATGATTGTTTCCGTATTTCCTCCTGAGGAACGTGGAAAAGCATTGGGGATAAACATTACAGGAGTTTATGTAGGCCTGTCACTGTCTCCCGTTCTTGGTGGAATTTTAGACTATAATCTGGGATGGAGATCAGTAGTGCTATTTGGCGTACCGTTCTTGTTTGCAATTCTGGCCCTGCTTTTAACAAAAATAGATGAAGAGTGGAGCTCATTTGAAAACATTCCTCTGGATATTAAAGGGTCACTCACATACGGTATTGGAATGGTACTTTTCATGTACGGCTTTACAATACTGAATACTGCAATGGGAATTGCATTGACTGTTTTGGGAATCATTATTTTAATCGGTTTTGCTTTAATAGAACTGAGAGAGAAAAATCCTGTATTTGACATAAAATTTTTCAAAAATCATAAATTCCTCTCAGCAAATTTTGCATCACTATGCGCATATCTGGCGACATATGCTGTTACAACAATTTTAAATTATCATCTGCAATACATTAAAGGCCTTGATTCACAGACTGCAGGAATGATATTGCTTGCAGCACCGTTGTGCCAGGTTGTTCTCGCTCCAATTGCAGGAAGACTTTCTGATAAGTTTGTTCCGCAAATTCTTGCAGCTATTGGAATGGCATTAGGTACAATTTCACTATTTTTATTCTCATCACTGAGCAGCACAACTTCAATGGAATTTCTCTTTGTTGCAATGATAATCTACGGTATTGGTTTTGGACTTTTCTCACCGCCGAATACAAATGTCATTATGGGTTCTGTTCCTCCTAAAGACACATCGGTGGCATCAGCGGCAGTTGCAACAATGCGTACTGTCGGTCAGGCAATGAGTATGGGAATATTGACACTGGTATTTGCATTTGTGATGGGCAATGTGCCTATGATTGAGCAATACTATCCTCTATTGATTACTAGCTGTCAAATAACCTGTCTGATTTGTGTGATATTATGTATAGCATCTGTATTTGCTTCATTTGTAGGTATTAAATCCAGTGAGGTTTAG
- a CDS encoding peptidylprolyl isomerase, with protein sequence MKVATIETDKGNIVLELFPNEAPGTVANFEKLIKEGFYDGLTFHRVIPNFVIQGGCPRGDGTGGPGYTIKCETEGNPHRHGTGALSMAHAGKDTGGSQFFITHSPQPHLDGVHTVFGQVIEGQDVVNAIRQGDKMNRVTVEER encoded by the coding sequence ATGAAAGTCGCAACTATTGAAACTGATAAAGGGAACATTGTTTTAGAACTCTTCCCGAATGAAGCACCTGGAACTGTAGCTAACTTTGAAAAATTAATCAAAGAAGGTTTCTATGACGGATTAACCTTCCACAGAGTTATTCCTAACTTTGTAATTCAGGGAGGCTGTCCTAGAGGAGACGGTACTGGCGGACCAGGTTACACAATCAAATGTGAAACCGAAGGAAACCCACACAGACACGGTACTGGTGCTCTATCCATGGCACACGCAGGTAAAGACACCGGTGGAAGCCAATTCTTTATTACTCACTCACCACAACCACACTTAGACGGAGTACACACTGTATTCGGTCAAGTTATTGAAGGTCAAGATGTTGTTAATGCAATCCGTCAAGGAGACAAAATGAACAGAGTGACCGTTGAAGAAAGATAA
- a CDS encoding acetylornithine transaminase, which produces MNTQDLIKIEDDYFINTFTRQPVVLDHGDGVKVTDIDGNEYIDMFAGIAVNALGHNHPALVKAIQDQAEKLIHISSIYYNEPALIYAKKLIDKTSFDRIFYANSGAEANEGAIKLAVKYTGKSEIISTVDSFHGRTIMTLAATGHEEYHEPFKAVMPKGFINVPYNDIDAIKEAITENTAAIIVEPIQGEGGVNVPDKDYLKQIEEICHEKDIVFIVDEVQTGFGRCGTLFAHELFDVKPDIMTMAKGIGGGVPMGGILATEKVASAFVPGDHGTTFGGGPLVCAAANAVLDTFDEENILDNVNEVGEYFIEELKKLDKEIIADVRGKGLMVGLELTKPGAEYVDKLREAGFLINCTAGNVLRFVPPLIITKEDIDEFVKALDEIL; this is translated from the coding sequence ATGAATACTCAGGATTTAATTAAGATTGAAGATGATTATTTCATTAACACTTTCACAAGACAGCCTGTCGTATTGGACCACGGTGATGGTGTTAAAGTAACTGATATTGATGGAAATGAATATATTGACATGTTTGCAGGTATTGCAGTTAATGCTTTAGGTCACAATCATCCTGCATTGGTTAAAGCTATTCAGGACCAGGCAGAAAAGCTCATTCACATTTCAAGCATTTACTACAACGAACCTGCTTTAATTTACGCTAAAAAATTAATTGACAAAACCAGCTTTGACAGAATATTTTATGCAAACAGTGGAGCTGAAGCAAACGAAGGAGCTATCAAGTTAGCTGTCAAATACACTGGAAAAAGCGAAATCATATCAACCGTAGATTCATTCCACGGAAGAACAATAATGACTCTCGCTGCAACAGGTCATGAAGAATATCATGAACCATTCAAGGCAGTAATGCCAAAAGGATTCATCAACGTACCATACAATGACATCGATGCAATCAAAGAGGCAATCACTGAAAATACTGCAGCTATTATTGTTGAACCTATCCAAGGGGAAGGCGGAGTAAACGTCCCTGACAAAGATTACTTAAAACAAATCGAAGAAATCTGCCATGAAAAGGATATTGTTTTCATTGTGGATGAAGTACAAACCGGATTTGGAAGATGCGGAACATTATTCGCCCATGAACTTTTTGACGTTAAACCTGACATAATGACCATGGCTAAAGGAATAGGTGGAGGAGTCCCAATGGGAGGAATCCTTGCAACCGAAAAAGTAGCAAGCGCATTTGTACCGGGAGATCACGGAACCACATTTGGTGGAGGACCTTTAGTCTGTGCAGCTGCAAATGCAGTACTGGACACTTTCGATGAAGAAAACATCCTTGACAATGTTAATGAAGTCGGCGAATACTTCATTGAAGAGTTGAAAAAATTAGACAAAGAAATCATTGCTGATGTAAGAGGTAAAGGTCTAATGGTCGGTTTGGAACTGACCAAACCTGGAGCAGAATACGTTGATAAACTCAGAGAAGCAGGATTTTTAATTAACTGCACTGCAGGTAATGTATTAAGATTTGTTCCACCACTGATAATTACCAAAGAAGACATCGATGAATTTGTTAAAGCTTTAGACGAAATATTATAG
- a CDS encoding NUDIX domain-containing protein, producing MKAYGLTVRGIIKNNDKILIVKRHPKSRTDPEMWELPGGKVEKGEFFADALVREIKEETNLDVKVGDFCDAVQNDYMHKRTVQIMMYFDEVEGEVKISDEHTEWMWASLDEIRTLEISTSLKKLLEKRNWEI from the coding sequence ATGAAAGCATATGGACTTACCGTTAGAGGAATAATCAAAAATAATGATAAAATCCTAATCGTCAAAAGACATCCGAAAAGCAGAACCGACCCTGAAATGTGGGAATTGCCCGGAGGCAAGGTTGAAAAGGGAGAATTTTTCGCAGATGCGCTTGTACGTGAAATCAAGGAGGAAACAAATCTTGACGTTAAAGTTGGTGACTTTTGCGATGCAGTTCAAAACGACTACATGCACAAGCGTACCGTGCAGATTATGATGTATTTTGATGAGGTTGAAGGTGAAGTTAAAATCAGTGATGAGCACACAGAGTGGATGTGGGCAAGTCTGGATGAAATCAGAACATTAGAGATTTCAACATCACTTAAAAAATTATTAGAAAAAAGAAATTGGGAAATCTAG
- the lysA gene encoding diaminopimelate decarboxylase: protein MDLNIKVNDKNHLDIGGADALDIAEEFGTPTYVIDENRIRDNYNRFYSAFSKYYSDFKVFYACKANTNIAVMKILESEGCCIDAVSPGEVHIAKMLGFSGDRILFTGNNITNDELKFVHDEGAVLNIDSVSALNRLAKMVDPEGLKISFRVNPMVGAGHHDHCITGGVMSKFGIMDNEAVEVYTMAKELGFNPVGMHSHIGSGILDPEPFKLAIESTMDIAGKVHQEAGIDFEFVDFGGGVGIPYTPEENIVDLDKFAEVNVGLFKEKLEAYDMGNPTMYLEPGRYLVGDAAVLLVTVNSVKQSYRKFIGVDAGFHTLLRPAMYDSYHHIVDASKMDAPNTQEVDIAGNVCESGDLFARDRPMPDVEEGDVLGIMNAGAYGFTMSSNYNSRPLCSEILVTDGKCNVVRERETFEDLYAKQSIPPHLK from the coding sequence ATGGATTTAAATATTAAAGTAAACGATAAAAACCATTTAGATATAGGCGGTGCCGATGCATTAGACATCGCAGAAGAATTCGGAACTCCAACCTATGTAATTGACGAGAATAGGATAAGAGATAACTATAACAGATTTTACTCTGCTTTTTCAAAATACTATTCTGATTTTAAAGTGTTTTACGCATGTAAAGCAAATACCAACATTGCCGTAATGAAAATATTGGAAAGCGAAGGATGCTGCATTGATGCAGTTTCCCCTGGAGAAGTTCACATTGCAAAAATGCTCGGATTTTCAGGTGACAGAATATTATTCACAGGTAACAACATTACCAATGACGAGTTAAAATTCGTTCACGATGAAGGTGCTGTTTTAAACATCGATTCCGTATCAGCACTTAACAGATTAGCTAAAATGGTTGACCCTGAAGGGCTAAAAATATCTTTCAGAGTAAACCCGATGGTTGGTGCAGGACACCATGACCACTGTATCACTGGTGGAGTAATGAGTAAATTTGGTATAATGGACAATGAAGCTGTTGAAGTTTATACCATGGCTAAAGAATTAGGATTTAATCCTGTCGGTATGCACTCACACATCGGATCCGGAATCCTGGACCCTGAACCATTTAAACTCGCAATCGAATCCACAATGGACATTGCAGGTAAAGTTCACCAGGAAGCTGGAATCGACTTTGAATTCGTTGATTTCGGTGGAGGTGTAGGAATTCCATACACTCCTGAAGAAAACATTGTTGACTTGGACAAGTTTGCAGAAGTCAATGTGGGACTTTTCAAAGAAAAACTTGAAGCATATGATATGGGCAACCCAACAATGTATCTTGAACCTGGAAGATACCTGGTTGGAGATGCAGCTGTCCTTTTAGTAACTGTAAACAGTGTAAAACAAAGCTACAGAAAATTCATAGGTGTAGACGCTGGTTTCCACACACTCTTAAGACCGGCAATGTATGATTCATACCACCACATTGTAGATGCAAGCAAAATGGACGCTCCAAATACTCAGGAAGTGGACATTGCAGGTAACGTATGTGAATCCGGAGATTTATTCGCACGTGACAGGCCGATGCCTGACGTTGAAGAAGGAGATGTATTGGGTATAATGAATGCAGGTGCATACGGATTTACAATGTCATCCAACTACAATTCAAGACCATTATGTTCTGAAATACTGGTCACTGACGGCAAATGCAATGTAGTACGTGAAAGAGAAACCTTTGAAGACTTATATGCAAAACAAAGCATTCCACCACATTTAAAATAA